One window from the genome of Amaranthus tricolor cultivar Red isolate AtriRed21 chromosome 9, ASM2621246v1, whole genome shotgun sequence encodes:
- the LOC130824385 gene encoding NEDD8-activating enzyme E1 regulatory subunit AXR1-like yields MAEPKIKYDRQLRIWGEQGQAALEKASVCLLNCGPTGSESLKNLVLGGIGSITIVDGSKVEVGDLGNNFMVDETSLGESKAKCVCAFLQELNDAVNAKFIEEFPEKLIESNALFFSQFTLVIATQLVEEKMAKLDKICREANVMLVVARSYGLTGIVRVSVKEHTVIDTKPDHFLDDLRLNNPWPELKRFVESIDINVPDPVAHKHIPYVVILIKMADEWAQNHGGALPSTREEKLEFKNLLKSRMIGLDEDNYKEAIDASFKLFAPHGISPNLLRILKDSSAEIDSNSSDFWVMVAALKEFVAHEGAGEVPLEGSIPDMTSSTEHYVNLQKVYQAKAEADILAMEQHVQNLLKKIGRNPMSISKMTIKGFCKNARKLTVCRYRMIEEELNSPNLAELQKYLTDEEYSTAVGFYILLRAVDRFAANYNSFPGQFDGEIDEDVSRLKTAAVSLLSDLGCNGSILAEDLIYEICRFGAAELHVVAAFIGGIASQEVIKLITKQFVPMNGTFIFNGIDHKSQLVSL; encoded by the exons ATGGCGGAACCTAAAATCAAATACGATCGACAGCTTAG GATTTGGGGTGAGCAAGGGCAAGCAGCATTAGAGAAGGCAAGTGTTTGCTTGCTGAATTGTGGACCTACTGGCTCGGAAAGTTTGAAAAATTTGGTTCTTGGTGGGATTGGAAGCATCACTATTGTTGATGGATCGAAGGTCGAAGTTGGTGATCTTGGAAATAACTTTATGG TGGATGAAACAAGTCTCGGTGAATCAAAGGCAAAATGCGTATGTGCATTTTTGCAAGAGCTCAATGATGCTGTGAACGCAAAGTTTATTGAAGAATTTCCGGAAAAGCTAATAGAGTCAAATGCATTATTCTTTTCCCAATTTACTTTAGTGATAGCTACTCAG TTGGTGGAAGAAAAGATGGCAAAGCTTGATAAAATCTGTAGGGAGGCGAATGTGATGTTAGTAGTTGCTCGGTCATATGGCTTAACTGGCATTGTTCGTGTTAGTGTAAAG GAGCACACTGTGATTGATACCAAGCCTGACCATTTCTTGGATGATCTTCGGTTAAATAATCCATGGCCAGAACTCAAGAG GTTTGTAGAATCCATTGATATCAATGTACCAGATCCTGTTGCTCACAAGCACATACCTTATGTTGTGATTCTTATAAAGATGGCTGATGAATGGGCTCAAAATCATGGTGGTGCCCTTCCATCAACTAGAGAAGAGAAGTTAGAGTTTAAG AATCTTCTTAAATCGAGGATGATTGGTCTTGATGAAGATAACTATAAAGAAGCTATTGATGCCTCCTTTAAGCTTTTTGCTCCTCACGGAATCA GTCCAAATCTTCTGCGAATATTGAAAGACAGTTCTGCTGAAATTGATTCCAATTCATCTGATTTTTGGGTGATGGTGGCAGCTTTGAAG GAATTTGTTGCCCATGAAGGAGCTGGTGAAGTTCCACTTGAAGGATCAATTCCGGATATGACATCTTCAACAGA gcATTACGTGAATCTCCAAAAGGTATACCAAGCTAAGGCTGAAGCAGACATCCTTGCTATGGAGCAGCATGTGCAAAATCTTTTGAAGAAAATTGGAAGAAATCCAATGAGTATTTCCAAAATGACTATAAAAGGTTTCTGCAAGAATGCAAGAAAGCTCACT GTATGTAGATACCGAATGATTGAGGAAGAGTTGAATTCTCCTAATCTTGCTGAGTTGCAAAAGTATTTGACAGACGAGGAGTACAG TACAGCTGTGGGGTTTTACATCTTGTTGCGAGCTGTTGACCGCTTTGCTGCTAACTACAACAGTTTTCCAGGCCAATTTGATGG AGAGATAGATGAAGATGTATCTCGATTGAAAACTGCAGCAGTAAGCTTGCTTAGTGATCTGGGCTGCAATGGCTCAATCTTGGCCGAGGATCTTATTTATGAAATATGTCGGTTTGGGGCCGCAGAGCTCCATGTGGTTGCTGCTTTCATAGGTGGTATCGCTTCACAGGAAGTAATAAAG CTTATTACGAAACAATTCGTCCCCATGAACGGAACGTTCATTTTCAACGGCATCGATCACAAATCTCAGCTAGTGTCCCTATAA
- the LOC130824386 gene encoding cell division cycle protein 48 homolog codes for MADKAESSDKGGAKRDYSTAILERKKAPNRLVVDEAVNDDNSVVSMHPDTMEKLQLFRGDTVLIKGKKRKDTICIALAEETCEEPKIRMNKVVRSNLRVRLGDVVSVHQCPDVKYGKRVHILPIDDTIEGVTGNLFDAYLKPYFLEAYRPVKKGDFFLVRGGMRSVEFKVIETDPAEYCVVAPDTEIYCEGEPVKREDENRLDEVGYDDVGGVRKQMAQIRELVELPLRHPQLFKSIGVKPPKGILLYGPPGSGKTLIARAVANETGAFFFCINGPEIMSKLAGESESNLRKAFEEAEKNAPSIIFIDEIDSIAPKREKTNGEVERRIVSQLLTLMDGLKSRAHVIVMGATNRPNSIDPALRRFGRFDREIDIGVPDEIGRLEIIRIHTKNMKLSDDVDLERISKETHGYVGADLAALCTEAALQCIREKMDVIDLEDETIDAEILNSMAVTNEHFQTALGQSNPSALRETVVEVPNVSWDDIGGLENVKRELQETVQYPVEHPEKFEKFGMSPSKGVLFYGPPGCGKTLLAKAIANECQANFISVKGPELLTMWFGESEANVREIFDKARQSAPCVLFFDELDSIATQRGSSVGDAGGAADRVLNQLLTEMDGMSAKKTVFIIGATNRPDIIDPALLRPGRLDQLIYIPLPDEESRYSIFKAALRKSPIAKDVDLRALAKYTQGFSGADITEICQRACKYAIRENIEKDIEKEKRRSENPEAMEEDVEDDVAEIKAAHFEESMKFARRSVSDADIRKYQAFAQTLQQSRGFGTEFRFNTSSGTTGTDAFAASAGEADEDDLYN; via the exons ATGGCGGATAAGGCGGAATCTTCTGA CAAAGGCGGCGCAAAACGAGATTACAGTACTGCGATTTTGGAACGGAAGAAGGCTCCCAATCGATTGGTTGTCGATGAAGCTGTCAATGATGACAATTCAGTTGTTTCTATGCACCCTGACACCATGGAAAAACTCCAGCTTTTCCGTGGTGATACTGTTCTAATTAAG ggaaagaaaaggaaagacaCCATCTGTATTGCCCTTGCCGAAGAGACATGTGAAGAACCTAAGATTAGGATGAACAAAGTGGTCAGGTCTAATTTGAGGGTGCGACTTGGTGATGTGGTTTCCGTTCACCAATGTCCTGATGTCAAATATGGGAAGCGTGTTCATATTCTTCCTATTGATGATACTATTGAAGGTGTCACCGGAAATTTGTTTGATGCTTACCTCAAAC CTTATTTTCTTGAAGCCTATCGGCCTGTGAAAAAAGGCGACTTTTTTCTTGTGAGAGGAGGAATGAGAAGTGTTGAATTTAAGGTTATTGAGACCGATCCAGCTGAATATTGTGTGGTTGCCCCTGATACTGAGATTTATTGTGAGGGTGAACCTGTTAAACGAGAGGATGAGAATAGATTAGATGAGGTTGGCTATGATGACGTTGGTGGCGTTAGGAAACAGATGGCTCAGATTAGGGAGCTGGTTGAATTGCCCTTGAGACACCCTCAGTTGTTCAAATCTATTGGTGTCAAGCCACCCAAGGGAATTTTGCTCTATGGACCTCCTGGGTCAGGTAAGACATTGATAGCCCGAGCTGTAGCAAATGAAACTGGTGCATTCTTCTTTTGTATCAATGGGCCAGAAATCATGTCAAAATTGGCTGGGGAAAGTGAAAGCAATCTCAGGAAGGCTTTTGAAGAAGCTGAGAAGAATGCTCCATCTATCATATTTATTGATGAAATAGATTCGATAGCTCCAAAGAGAGAAAAAACCAATGGAGAGGTTGAAAGGCGTATTGTTTCACAGCTCTTGACTCTTATGGATGGGCTTAAATCTCGGGCCCATGTTATTGTTATGGGCGCTACTAACCGTCCCAACAGCATTGACCCTGCATTGAGAAGGTTTGGTCGATTTGACAGAGAAATCGATATTGGTGTTCCAGATGAAATCGGGAGACTTGAAATTATCCGCATTCACACAAAAAATATGAAGCTTTCTGATGAT GTGGATTTGGAGAGAATTTCCAAGGAGACCCATGGCTATGTTGGTGCTGACCTTGCTGCCTTATGTACAGAAGCTGCACTTCAGTGTATTAGAGAGAAGATGGATGTAATTGATCTTGAAGATGAGACTATTGATGCGGAGATCCTTAATTCTATGGCTGTTACAAATGAACACTTCCAGACTGCTCTTGGGCAGAGCAACCCATCTGCTTTACGTGAAACG GTTGTGGAAGTTCCCAACGTCTCTTGGGATGACATTGGTGGCCTTGAAAATGTCAAAAGGGAGCTTCAAGAG ACTGTTCAATATCCTGTTGAGCATCCGGAAAAATTCGAAAAATTTGGGATGTCTCCTTCCAAGGGAGTTCTTTTCTATGGGCCTCCTGGATGTGGAAAGACGCTGTTGGCAAAGGCTATTGCTAATGAGTGTCAGGCTAACTTCATCAGCGTGAAAGGACCAGAGTTGCTAACAATGTGGTTTGGAGAGAGTGAGGCTAATGTTCGAGAGATTTTTGACAAGGCCCGTCAATCAGCACCTTGTGTTCTATTCTTTGACGAGCTTGATTCAATTGCAACTCAG AGGGGAAGTAGTGTAGGTGATGCAGGTGGTGCCGCTGACAGAGTTTTGAACCAGCTTTTGACTGAAATGGACGGCATGTCTGCCAAGAAGACTGTTTTTATCATTGGAGCCACTAATAGACCGGATATTATTGACCCTGCTCTTCTAAGACCAGGTCGCCTTGATCAACTTATTTACATTCCTCTTCCAGATGAGGAGTCCCGGTATTCCATATTTAAGGCTGCCTTGAGGAAGTCACCTATTGCCAAAGATGTTGATCTTAGAGCACTTGCCAAGTATACCCAGGGATTTAGTGGCGCAGATATCACTGAAATATGTCAGCGTGCCTGCAAATATGCCATTAGAGAAAACATTGAGAAG GATATtgaaaaagagaagagaagaagtGAAAACCCAGAGGCCATGGAGGAGGATGTCGAGGATGATGTTGCTGAAATCAAGGCAGCACATTTCGAAGAATCAATGAAGTTTGCCCGAAGAAGTGTGAGTGATGCTGATATTCGTAAGTATCAGGCATTTGCTCAGACCTTGCAGCAGTCTAGAGGGTTTGGTACCGAGTTTCGTTTCAATACCTCTTCCGGGACTACGGGTACTGATGCTTTTGCTGCTTCTGCTGGTGAAGCCGATGAAGATGACCTCTATAACTAG
- the LOC130824384 gene encoding ABC transporter G family member 11: protein MKTKSSPSSTNNHVSRMEIEENNNNNNNGRLTVGLSPLSETLWKDHTMGDVSARLTWKDLTVMVTLSHGQTQTVLESLTGYAEPGSFTALMGPSGSGKSTLLDALSSRLAANAFLSGTILLNGRKTKLSFGTAAYVTQDDNLIGTLTVRETISYSARLRLPDKMAWSEKQALIESTIIEMGLQDCADTVIGNWHLRGISGGEKRRVSIALEILMRPRLLFLDEPTSGLDSASAFFVIQTLRGLSRDGRTVIASIHQPSSEVFELFDRLYLLSGGKTVYFGLASEAYEFFAQAGFPCPALRNPSDHFLRCINSDFDKVKATLKGSMKLRFEASDDPLEKITTAEATRTLISHYATSQQSYSTRQRVEEISKVKGTVLDSGGSQASFPMQTFTLTKRSFVNMSRDFGYYWLRLVIYVVVTICIGTIFLNVGTSFNSILARGSCASFVFGFVTFMSIGGFPSFVEDMKVFQRERLNGHYGVSAFVISNTISAMPFLMLITFLSGTVCYFMVGLHPGFEHYVFFVLCLYASVTVVESLMMAIASIVPNFLMGIITGAGIQGIFMLVSGFFRLPKDIPKPVWRYPMSYISFHFWALQGQYQNDLKGLVFDNRTPDLPKIPGEYVLENVFQIDVNRSKWVDLSVIFSMIIVYRIIFFVMIKINEDVTPWVGGYIARRRIQYKNRNQNYTTVAPDRLSQSPSLRAYVARRSAYAANR, encoded by the exons atgaaaacgaAATCTTCCCCTTCATCAACAAACAACCATGTAAGTAGAATGGAAATCgaagaaaataataacaataacaataacggaAGATTAACGGTGGGATTAAGTCCGTTAAGTGAAACACTATGGAAAGATCATACGATGGGAGATGTATCTGCAAGACTTACATGGAAAGATCTAACGGTTATGGTTACACTAAGTCATGGACAAACCCAAACGGTGTTAGAATCGTTAACCGGATATGCTGAACCCGGTTCATTTACTGCTTTAATGGGCCCATCCGGGTCGGGTAAATCTACCCTTCTTGATGCTCTTTCAAGTAGACTTGCTGCTAATGCTTTTCTTTCTGGTACTATTTTGCTTAATGGTCGCAAAACTAAGCTCTCCTTTGGTACTGCg GCATATGTGACACAAGACGATAACTTGATCGGAACATTGACAGTAAGAGAAACAATATCATACTCAGCAAGACTACGTTTGCCGGACAAAATGGCATGGTCAGAGAAGCAAGCATTGATAGAAAGTACGATAATTGAAATGGGTCTTCAAGATTGTGCGGATACTGTCATTGGAAACTGGCATTTGAGAGGGATTAGTGGCGGTGAGAAGCGTAGAGTTAGTATTGCTCTCGAGATACTTATGAGACCTCGTTTGCTTTTCCTTGATGAACCTACTAGTGGTCTTGACAG TGCATCAGCATTCTTCGTAATACAAACACTACGTGGATTATCAAGAGATGGAAGAACTGTGATAGCATCCATTCATCAACCAAGCAGTGAAGTTTTTGAGTTATTTGATCGTTTGTACTTGCTTTCTGGTGGTAAAACTGTCTATTTTGGCCTTGCTTCTGAAGCCTATGAG TTCTTTGCACAAGCTGGATTTCCTTGTCCTGCTTTAAGGAATCCATCAGATCATTTCTTAAGGTGTATTAACTCTGATTTTGATAAAGTTAAGGCTACTCTTAAAGGATCCATGAAATTAAGG TTTGAGGCAAGTGATGATCCATTAGAAAAGATTACAACAGCAGAAGCAACCCGAACTCTGATTAGTCATTACGCGACATCTCAACAGTCTTACTCAACCCGACAAAGAGTGGAAGAAATCTCTAAAGTG AAAGGAACGGTTTTAGACTCTGGAGGAAGTCAGGCAAGCTTTCCGATGCAAACATTCACCTTAACAAAACGATCTTTCGTTAACATGTCGAGAGACTTCGGTTATTACTGGCTTAGGCTCGTGATATATGTCGTTGTGACTATATGCATAGGAACCATTTTCCTAAATGTTGGAACAAGTTTCAACTCCATTTTG GCTAGAGGCTCTTGTGCATCCTTTGTTTTTGGGTTTGTCACATTCATGTCTATTGGTGGATTTCCTTCATTTGTCGAAGATATGAAG GTGTTTCAAAGGGAAAGGTTAAATGGGCACTATGGTGTATCAGCATTTGTGATAAGCAATACAATATCAGCAATGCCATTCCTGATGTTGATCACCTTTCTTTCTGGGACTGTATGCTATTTCATGGTGGGCTTGCATCCCGGGTTTGAACACTACGTCTTCTTCGTTCTGTGTCTTTACGCGAGTGTGACTGTCGTCGAGAGCTTAATGATGGCCATTGCAAGCATTGTTCCCAATTTCCTCATGGGCATCATCACTGGTGCTGGCATTCAG GGTATTTTCATGTTAGTTTCAGGTTTCTTCAGACTCCCTAAGGACATACCAAAGCCAGTATGGCGTTATCCCATGTCTTATATCAGCTTCCATTTTTGGGCTCTTCAG GGGCAATACCAAAATGATCTAAAGGGACTAGTGTTCGACAATCGAACACCAGATCTTCCGAAGATTCCAGGAGAATATGTACTCGAGAATGTGTTTCAAATTGATGTAAATCGTTCAAAATGGGTGGATTTGAGCGTAATCTTTAGTATGATTATCGTTTATCGCATCATTTTCTTCGTTATGATCAAGATTAATGAGGATGTTACTCCCTGGGTTGGAGGTTACATTGCAAGGAGAAGAATTCAATACAAGAATCGTAACCAAAATTACACCACGGTTGCACCTGATCGCCTATCTCAATCACCTTCCCTTCGAGCTTATGTTGCTCGTCGATCTGCTTATGCTGCTAATCGCTAA
- the LOC130824387 gene encoding glutamate decarboxylase-like codes for MVISSTSTATDATTKSLSSTFASRYVRTSLPRFKMPEKSIPKDAAYQIINDELMLDGNPRLNLASFVTTWMEPECDQLIMASINKNYVDMDEYPVTTELQNRCVNIIAHLFNAPIEEEETAIGVGTVGSSEAIMLAGLAFKRKWQQKRRAQGKPCDKPNIVTGANVQVCWEKFARYFEVELKEVHLKEGYYVMDPEKAVDMVDENTICVAAILGSTLTGEFEDVKLLNQLLTKKNEETGWDTPIHVDAASGGFIAPFIYPDLEWDFRLPLVKSINVSGHKYGLVYAGIGWVIWRSKDDLPEDLVFHINYLGSDQPTFTLNFSKGSSQIIAQYYQLIRLGFEGYKNIMENCRDNAQVLKEGIEKTGMFEVISKDVGVPLVAFALKDSSKYTVFGISESLRRFGWIVPAYTMPPNAEHISVLRVVVREDFSRSLAERLVFDIHKVLHEMDSHPIQVSTKSAHVTLDSDNIPENKVVVKKDMVEIQREIIKYKRVVDRNKTSGVC; via the exons ATGGTGATCAGCAGCACAAGTACCGCCACAGATGCCACCACCAAGAGCTTGTCTTCCACCTTTGCTTCTCGTTATGTTCGTACTTCTCTTCCCAG GTTTAAGATGCCAGAGAAATCAATACCGAAGGATGCAGCTTACCAGATTATAAACGACGAGCTTATGTTAGATGGGAACCCGAGGCTGAATCTGGCATCTTTTGTAACTACTTGGATGGAACCCGAGTGTGATCAGCTCATAATGGCTTCGATAAACAAAAATTATGTCGACATGGACGAGTACCCTGTCACTACCGAACTTCAG AATCGTTGTGTTAATATAATCGCACACCTTTTTAATGCTCcgattgaagaagaagaaactgcaATCGGTGTAGGCACTGTAGGGTCATCGGAGGCAATCATGTTGGCTGGTTTAGCATTCAAAAGAAAATGGCAGCAAAAGCGTCGTGCACAAGGAAAACCTTGTGACAAACCTAATATAGTCACGGGAGCAAATGTACAG GTTTGCTGGGAGAAGTTTGCTCGCTACTTTGAGGTGGAACTAAAAGAGGTACACTTGAAAGAAGGATACTATGTGATGGATCCGGAGAAAGCTGTGGATATGGTTGATGAGAATACGATATGTGTGGCAGCTATTCTTGGGTCTACCTTAACAGGAGAGTTTGAAGATGTAAAGCTTCTTAACCAACTTCTAACAAAAAAGAATGAGGAGACCGGATGGGATACTCCCATTCATGTCGATGCTGCTAGCGGGGGGTTTATCGCGCCCTTTATATACCCTGATCTTGAATGGGATTTTCGGTTGCCTTTAGTGAAGAGTATTAATGTGAGCGGTCACAAATACGGCCTTGTTTATGCTGGAATAGGGTGGGTTATATGGAGGAGCAAAGATGATTTGCCGGAGGATCTTGTTTTCCACATCAACTATCTCGGTTCTGATCAGCCTACGTTCACACTCAACTTCTCTAAAG GTTCGAGTCAGATCATTGCGCAATACTATCAGTTGATCAGGCTTGGTTTCGAG GGCTACAAAAACATCATGGAGAATTGCAGGGACAATGCCCAGGTATTGAAAGAAGGGATAGAGAAGACGGGGATGTTCGAGGTGATCTCCAAGGATGTTGGGGTGCCGCTGGTAGCATTCGCTCTAAAAGATAGCAGCAAGTACACTGTTTTTGGCATATCCGAGAGTCTAAGGCGTTTCGGTTGGATTGTGCCAGCATACACAATGCCACCCAATGCGGAGCACATTTCGGTGCTGCGTGTGGTGGTAAGAGAGGATTTTAGTCGGAGCCTAGCAGAGAGACTAGTCTTCGACATACACAAAGTTTTACATGAGATGGATAGTCATCCGATCCAAGTGTCAACCAAGTCCGCACATGTTACTCTAGATAGTGATAACATACCAGAAAACAAGGTTGTAGTCAAGAAAGATATGGTGGAAATTCAAAGAGAAATAATCAAGTATAAAAGGGTCGTTGATCGGAATAAAACAAGCGGAGTTTGCTAG